Proteins found in one Cricetulus griseus strain 17A/GY chromosome X, alternate assembly CriGri-PICRH-1.0, whole genome shotgun sequence genomic segment:
- the LOC100770080 gene encoding olfactory receptor 1019-like, producing the protein MENSSTETKFILLGMTANHQLTLPLFGLFFVIYFITVLWNLGLVVLIQVSHRLHTPMYFFLLNLSFLDVCFSSITTPKTLANLLSQLQEVSFFACMAQMALFIIFASAECNVLASMAYDRYIAICRPLLYHITMSRVRCLLLVAGCYFGGLLNMVAVTSSITQLSFCQPHIISHFFCDIPPLLALACSDPWVTQILVVGCGGFTLVTSVLVILVSYMSIFMTIMDIPSVSGKKKAFSTCASHLTAVALYYGTTMYTYLQPSRHGSQAGNQMVSVFYTMVIPMLNPLIYSLRNQEVKAALNKILRYSL; encoded by the coding sequence ATGGAGAATTCATCTACAGAGACGAAATTCATCCTTCTTGGAATGACAGCTAACCATCAGCTTACACTCCCACTTTTTGGactcttttttgttatttatttcatcACTGTGCTTTGGAACCTAGGTCTGGTGGTACTGATTCAAGTTAGCCACCGTCTCCACACACCTATGtacttttttctcttgaatttgtCCTTCCTTGATGTCTGTTTCTCTTCCATCACAACCCCAAAGACTTTAGCTAACTTATTATCTCAGCTACAGGAAGTTTCTTTCTTTGCATGTATGGCTCAAATGGCCTTGTTCATAATCTTCGCATCTGCGGAATGTAATGTTTTGGCttccatggcctatgaccgttATATTGCCATCTGTCGGCCATTGCTTTACCATATTACCATGTCGAGAGTTCGTTGTCTCCTTTTGGTAGCAGGATGTTACTTTGGTGGGTTACTTAACATGGTTGCTGTAACAAGTTCTATCACACAACTATCGTTCTGCCAGCCACACATTATCTCACACTTCTTCTGTGATATTCCCCCACTGCTGGCATTGGCTTGTTCTGATCCCTGGGTAACTCAGATCTTGGTTGTTGGCTGTGGGGGATTCACCCTTGTCACCTCAGTTTTGGTAATTCTTGTCTCCTACATGTCTATATTCATGACTATAATGGATATTCCTTCAGTTTCTGGCAAGAAGAAAGCCTTCTCTACCTGTGCCTCCCACTTGACTGCAGTTGCCCTGTACTATGGAACGACTATGTACACATACTTACAACCCTCCCGGCATGGATCTCAAGCAGGAAATCAGATGGTCTCAGTGTTTTATACCATGGTGATTCCTATGTTAAATCCTCTCATCTACAGTTTGAGAAATCAGGAAGTGAAGGCTGCCCTAAATAAAATACTGAGGTATAGTCTCTAA